In one window of Plasmodium berghei ANKA genome assembly, chromosome: 14 DNA:
- a CDS encoding AP-3 complex subunit sigma, putative gives MIKGVLIINTNGKPRFLRFYDGSNHERQQLITKKIHEIIIKRPSNECCCFIDNEELFGFDAKVVYRHFATLFFVFIIDSMESELGILDLIQVFVQVLDVNFENVCELDLVYNYEQINYILDEIVMGGIVLETNIDAILDSINGSKKLIDNESSFFGD, from the exons ATGATAAAGGGTGTGTTAATAATTAACACAAATGGAAAGCCTCGGTTTTTGCGTTTTTATGATGGAAGT aATCATGAAAGGCAACaattaataacaaaaaaaatccacgaaataattataaaaaggCCATCAAATGAATGCTGTTGTTTTATTGATAATGAGGAATTGTTTGGTTTCGATGCAAAAGTTGTATATAG aCACTTTGCTACGTTAttctttgtttttataattgaTTCCATGGAAAGTGAATTGGGGATTTTGGATTTAATTCAG GTTTTTGTGCAAGTTTTGGATGTgaattttgaaaatgttTGTGAGCTAGATTTagtatataattatgaacag ataaattatatattggaTGAAATCGTAATGGGAG GAATCGTACTGGAAACAAACATTGATGCTATACTGGATTCGATAAATGGGtctaaaaaattaattgataatgaatcttcattttttggcgattaa
- a CDS encoding transcription initiation factor IIA subunit 2, putative → MEENIDDKFSNFILLESLKEALNQMIDEFYVEKDVGIKIYKEACMNMKKEIDENSTQLADVNIAGQLKSYYCRNDIWTFYFKNSLFKISKNKKARNTAKDYKNYLPLNLKTYKTFYNKKEIFLKSCIDNNNIKFFTNFGKCYSKIVNKEYSENENDDIFFYYDGLIKILCVENLPI, encoded by the exons atggaagAAAATATCGATGATAAATTCTctaatttcattttattgGAATCTTTAAAAGAAGCTCTAAATCAAATGATAGATGAATTTTATGTTGAAAAAGATGttggaataaaaatttataaggAAGCTTGTATG aatatgaaaaaagaaattgaCGAAAATTCCACCCAACTAGCCGATGTTAATATTGCAGGTCAATTAAAAAGTTATTATTGTAGAAATGATATTTGGacgttttattttaaaaactctttatttaaaattagtaaaaataaaaaagcaAGAAACACCGCAAAggattataaaaattacttaccattaaatttaaaaacataCAAAAccttttataataaaaaagaaatttttttaaaatcgtGTATagacaataataatataaaattttttacaaattttgGAAAATGCTATTCAAAAATAGTTAATAAGGAATATAgcgaaaatgaaaatgatgacatatttttttattatgatggcttaataaaaatattgtgtGTTGAAAATTTACCAATTTAA
- a CDS encoding DNA repair protein rhp16, putative: MDNSLDKLFSKQERLYKEIIEANCFYVNKLNEWIGDKYVKKLKLKKDDIALTPKLLINRAQSKASRCRVCGLCIEKKSLRIGYPSKDPRGNYGYISCWVHLDCSKKILYAVLYVEENKECLKKYLTNSEEITCTSDHNNYEQFIHKNIKWEIFFGHYDELDDEEKEKLKDITKPYDAKDYEDGKNSFEILIKKEKYIAFSNNLMKTEKKQIINCELNVPKELKFELLKYQKEGVSWMINQENSKHKGGILADEMGMGKTIQAITLILCQKINRMENSEKGIKEIKEVKENIKDENTNVCIKKEQNSITNYTNNMDDNSNLVTTQIKVKEEGSEKSIILIESDENRCFGMKRKSKYFSKSEKNKKNKKGNSKNNSNKVKTGKSFKNNNSEKELHGQTLIIAPIAAVMQWKSEIEKFVEKDFLKVYIFHGNYKKISSKELLEYDVVITSYAMVEVNFRKIINKHKVACEYCGRLYLPSTLVIHQKYFCGPNAVRTEKLKKRKKKNKDTALVAMKKFDDHFVPTPKNVFLEILNENKENIKDHKNIKMELRKGDEKLDKIKNNKITNKNVPFEENKLIVLSSKESQSDSSESKKSIFSPLLRKTSSRVIDLCNVGFEKEAIEKSIEDIYKKKKKKIQWNIVIKYVLKNHLYSIDMNDKCKNVLVEIYLSNNNIEDHELKSLNMGELKVLLITMGKHVFGTKIELINRVLVSAKYIRHELEEEVKKIEDNNKKKMKKGNKNSKSMIKKGSKKSSIDLNSYRNSNYEHTSSGDDKKEHDNDKIKKEDSENILAKDTGKSNRKRRKTIGICAITKRENIDDINNKIKKEQKNNSKFSKQCRKKRKKYSSESSKNSNGEHFSIRSSPRLAAKSSGGLSSKGSGRLSAKFSGGFSSKGSDKRVAKSSDDSSVNYLGSEIGDSSESIYEESENSSDSVMSYDSIIIEKNKIKKKKMKKKGSDIFDESILHLIEWNRIILDEAHRIKNRIASTSQSIFNLKCSGYRWCLTGTPLQNRIGELYSLIRFLEFYPYAYYFCSKKDCKCSLINFEMKDNKYCSICGHTRMCHFNYFNKRILKPIQSFGYNGEGVNSMFYLRNEILDEILLRRTKNEREKDIKLKPLIVTIRKDKLSNEEKDFYESLYKKTTTQFDKYVKSNTVLHNYAHIFDLLSRLRQAADHPYLILFGNSFLSDPSGKFIKKNSAIIPAISNDFVCGICLENVPRKNNVNTKCNHHFHKDCLKQYIESFEIENKENTDNENFSITKYKTYNIVSNCSDSEKCDHKNMIVFGNDDKNEGKNNFELNRSYKSLSVVKFKDRENSQFVNLTNNVENIKDHPLGCPVCYVPLTVDFNAFANEEEKIDDEEIIVCKEEVTHINKSFINRINTDEYQTSTKIEAIFEEVRNVIYNTDDKCLIFSQYCSMLDLIEYHLKKNNIICSKLLGYMSMVSRNNILYNFNNDNQLRVLLISLKAGGEGLNLQVANRIFIVDPWWNPAAELQAIQRAHRIGQTKTVYAIRFIIENTVEEKIIQLQNKKQLVFDCTIGNSGSAMQKLTKEDLAFLFHA; the protein is encoded by the exons ATGGATAATAGTTTggataaattattttctaagCAAGAAAGGCTTTATAAGGAAATAATTGAAGCAAACTGtttttatgtaaataaacTTAATGAATGGATAGGtgataaatatgtaaaaaaattaaaattaaagaaagaCGATATTGCTTTAACTcctaaattattaataaataggGCCCAATCAa AAGCTAGTCGGTGTAGAGTGTGTGGACTAtgtattgaaaaaaaaagcttAAGAATAGGATATCCATCCAAAGACCCTAGAGGGAATTATGGATACATTAGTTGTTGGGTTCACTTAGATTgtagtaaaaaaatattatatgctgttttatatgtagaagaaaataaggaatgtttaaaaaaatatttaacaaataGTGAAGAAATTACCTGCACAAGTgatcataataattatgaacagttcatacataaaaatataaaatgggaaatattttttgggCATTATGATGAGCTAGACGAcgaagaaaaagaaaaactaAAAGATATAACTAAACCATATGATGCAAAAGATTACGAAGatggaaaaaatagttttgagatattaataaaaaaagaaaaatatattgcattttcaaataatttgatgaaaacagaaaaaaaacaaataattaattgTGAATTAAATGTACCAAAGGAACTTAAATTTGAATTGttaaaatatcaaaaagaAGGTGTATCATGGATGATAAATCAGGAAAATTCAAAGCATAAAGGAGGTATACTTGCCGATGAAATGGGTATGGGGAAAACAATACAAGCAATAACATTAATATTGTgccaaaaaattaatagaaTGGAAAATAGCGAAAAGGGtataaaggaaataaaagaagTAAAAGAAAACATAAAAGATGAAAACACCAATGtttgtataaaaaaggaGCAAAATAGTATTACGAACTATACTAATAATATGGATGATAATTCTAATTTGGTAACAACTCAAATCAAAGTAAAAGAAGAAGGCTCAGAGAAAAGCATTATTTTGATTGAAAGTGATGAGAATAGATGTTTTGGGATGAAaagaaaatcaaaatatttttctaaatctgaaaaaaataaaaagaataaaaaggGAAATAGTAAGAACAATAGTAATAAAGTTAAGACGGGAAAgagttttaaaaataataattcggAAAAAGAGTTACATGGGCAAACACTAATAATAGCACCTATTGCCGCTGTAATGCAATGGAAATCAGAAATAGAAAAGTTTGTTGAAAAggattttttaaaagtttatatatttcatggtaattataaaaaaatatcttcTAAAGAGTTGTTGGAATATGATGTTGTTATAACATCATATGCTATGGTAGAAGttaattttagaaaaattataaataaacataaagTAGCATGTGAATATTGTGGTAGATTATATTTACCATCAACTTTAGTTATACaccaaaaatatttttgtggACCTAATGCCGTTAGAactgaaaaattaaaaaaaagaaaaaaaaaaaataaagatacaGCACTTGTTGCTATGAAGAAATTTGATGATCATTTTGTGCCTACTccaaaaaatgtttttttagaaattttaaatgagaataaagaaaatataaaagatcataaaaacataaagaTGGAATTACGAAAAGGGGATGAAAAAttagataaaataaaaaataataaaatcacaaacaaaaatgtaccgtttgaagaaaataaactTATAGTATTGAGTTCTAAAGAATCCCAAAGTGATAGTTCTGAATCTAAGAAATCGATTTTTTCTCCTTTGCTTCGTAAAACATCAAGCCGAGTAATAGATTTATGTAATGTAGGTTTTGAGAAAGAAGCAATTGAAAAAAGTATagaagatatatataaaaaaaaaaaaaaaaaaatacaatggaatatagttataaaatatgtattaaaaaatcatttatatagtATAGATATGAATGATAAATGTAAGAATGTTTTagtagaaatatatttgagtaataataatatagaagATCATGAACTTAAAAGTTTAAATATGGGAGAACTGAaagtattattaataaCTATGGGCAAACATGTATTTGGTACAAAAATCGAATTAATAAACCGTGTGCTAGTATCAGCTAAGTATATAAGACATGAGTTAGAAGAAgaagtgaaaaaaattgaagataataataaaaagaagaTGAAAAAAGGTAACAAAAATAGTAAATCTATGATTAAAAAAGGCAGTAAAAAAAGTTCAATTGACTTAAATAGTTATAGAAACTCGAATTATGAGCATACTAGTTCTGGAgatgataaaaaagaacatgataatgataaaattaaaaaggaagatagtgaaaatatattggcAAAGGATACTGGTAAAAGTAATCGTAAAAGACGTAAAACTATTGGTATTTGTGCAATAACAAAAAGGGAGAATATTGATGAcataaataacaaaattaaaaaagaacaaaaaaataatagcaaATTTTCTAAACAGTgcagaaaaaaaaggaaaaaatatagtagTGAAAGTagtaaaaatagtaatggTGAGCATTTTTCTATTAGGTCATCTCCCAGATTGGCTGCCAAATCTTCTGGAGGTTTGTCCTCTAAAGGGTCAGGCAGATTGTCAGCCAAATTTTCTGGTGGTTTTTCCTCTAAAGGGTCAGACAAACGGGTAGCTAAATCGTCTGATGATTCTTCAGTGAATTATTTGGGAAGCGAAATTGGGGATTCTAGCGAAAGTATTTATGAAGAAAGCGAAAATAGCAGTGATAGTGTCATGTCATATGATTCAAtaattattgaaaaaaataaaataaaaaaaaaaaagatgaaaaaaaaaggatcGGATATATTTGATGAAAGTATACTACATTTAATAGAATGGAATAGAATAATATTAGATGAAGCAcatagaataaaaaataggaTAGCATCAACGAGTCAatcaatttttaatttaaaatgcTCAGGGTATAGATGGTGTTTAACTGGAACCCCATTACAAAACCGGATTGGAGAATTATACAGTTTAATACGGTTTTTAGAATTTTATCCATATgcctattatttttgttcaAAAAAAGATTGTAAATGTTCACTTATAAATTTCGAAATGaaagataataaatattgtaGTATTTGTGGTCATACAAGAATGTGtcattttaattattttaataaaagaatattaAAACCTATACAATCATTTGGATATAATGGGGAAGGAGTAAATAGTATGTTCTATCTTAGGAATGAAATTTTAGATGAAATATTACTTAGaagaacaaaaaatgaacgagaaaaagatataaaattgaagCCATTAATAGTTACTATTAGAAAAGATAAATTATCAAATGAAGAAAAGGATTTTTATGaatcattatataaaaaaacaacaaCTCAATTTGACAAATATGTTAAATCAAATACAGTTTTACATAATTATGCtcatatttttgatttattaaGTAGATTAAGACAAGCAGCTGATCATCCatatttaattctttttggtaattcatttttaagcGATCCTTCTggtaaatttataaaaaagaattcTGCAATTATTCCAGCAATTTCAAATGATTTTGTATGTGGAATATGTTTGGAAAATGTGccaagaaaaaataatgttaataCAAAATGTAATCATCACTTTCATAAAGATTgtttaaaacaatatatagaaagtttcgaaatagaaaataaagaaaatacagataatgaaaattttagtataacaaaatataaaacatataatattgtgAGCAATTGTTCAGATAGCGAAAAATGtgatcataaaaatatgattgtATTTGGAAATGATGATAAGAATGAaggtaaaaataattttgaattaaACAGAAGTTATAAATCGCTTTCGGTTGTTAAGTTTAAGGATCGAGAAAATTCTCAATTTGTtaatttaacaaataatgtcgaaaatataaaagatcATCCATTAGGATGCCCAGTATGTTATGTTCCATTAACTGTTGATTTCAATGCCTTTGCaaatgaagaagaaaaaatagatGATGAAGAAATTATTGTATGTAAAGAAGAAGTTACTCATATTAATAAGAGTTTTATAAATAGAATTAATACTGATGAATATCAAACTAGTACAAAAATTGAAGCTATTTTTGAAGAGGTTCgaaatgttatatataatactgATGATAAatgtttaatattttcacaGTATTGTTCTATGCTAGATTTAATAGaatatcatttaaaaaaaaataatattatatgttcTAAATTATTAGGATATATGTCAATGGTTTCAAGaaataacattttatataattttaataatgataacCAATTAAGAGTATTACTTATAAGTTTAAAAGCGGGAGGAGAGGGATTAAATTTACAGGTTGCTAAtagaatttttattgtagATCCTTGGTGGAACCCCGCTGCAGAATTACAAGCTATTCAACGAGCACATCGTATAGGGCAAACAAAAACAGTCTATGCTATTCGGTttattattgaaaatacTGTTGAAGAAAAGATTATACAAttgcaaaataaaaaacagtTAGTATTTGATTGTACTATTGGTAATTCAGGAAGTGCTATgcaaaaattaacaaagGAAGATTTGGCTTTTTTATTCCACGCATGA
- a CDS encoding coronin yields the protein MVNDVPCIKNLYSDPWNSGFDDLRICTRITESCGIACSSEYIATPWQVQGGGVIGVIKLENMYRNPPVYKLKGHTSNILDIQFNPCYSEVIASSSEDMSIRIWEVCNKEDKSEEIKNSLCILKGHKKKVTIIDWNPLSYYILCSSSFDSTVNIWDIENEKKAFSINMPQKLTSLKWNSSGALLSATCLNKKLHIIDPRQEKICTTFNAHSGSKCAKNIWIDGYSGNENYILSTGFSKNYMREMKLWDLKNISDPLCTISIDNASAPLLPHYDESIGIIYIIGKGDGNCRYYQNSEGVLRKINEYKSCLPFKSFGFLPKQVCNIYKCEIGRIYKNENDKSIKPISFYVPRKNPNIFQEDLYPPIIMHDPNYSSKSWINGNNLEIKRIYIKELTDDNIKIKKKFKSVPKSMDSILIGDPCLDKKSFIIRQFTKRFTFFKKNNNIEFNNNSSESFNINDSDKNEGNKKTKISIEDKDNDENKNSVISDKVKEEYIQTETSEFNKIEYNTNSNKCLGTITCKKLFAKTN from the exons ATGGTGAATGATGTCCCTTGTATCAAAAACTTGTATT cGGATCCATGGAACAGTGGCTTTGATGACTTGCGAATCTGCACGAGAATTACCGAATCGTGTGGAATAGCATGTAGTTCTGAATATATAgca acaCCTTGGCAAGTTCAAGGGGGAGGAGTAATAGGAGttataaaattagaaaatatgTACAGAAATCCACctgtatataaattaaaaggGCATACATCTAACATATTAGATATTCAGTTTAATCCATGCTATAGCGAAGTTATTGCATCTAGCTCAGAAGACATGTCTATAAGAATTTGGGAGGTATGTAATAAAGAAGATAAATcagaagaaataaaaaattctttatgtatattaaaaggacataaaaaaaaagtaacaATAATTGATTGGAATCCACTaagttattatattttatgttcaTCTAGTTTTGATTCAACTGTAAATATATGGGatattgaaaatgaaaaaaaagcatTTAGTATAAATATGCCTCAAAAATTAACATCATTAAAATGGAATAGTAGTGGTGCATTATTAAGTGCAACCtgtttaaataaaaaacttcATATAATAGATCCACGtcaagaaaaaatatgtacaaCTTTTAATGCTCATAGTGGAAGTAAATgtgcaaaaaatatatggataGATGGATATAGTGGAAATgagaattatatattaagtactggtttttctaaaaattatatgagagaaatgaaattatgggatcttaaaaatatatcagaTCCTCTATGTACAATTTCTATAGACAATGCATCTGCTCCTTTATTACCACATTATGACGAAAGTATaggaattatatatataattggtAAAGGGGATGGGAATTGTAgatattatcaaaattcTGAAGGTgttttaagaaaaataaatgaatataaatcatGTTTACCATTTAAATCGTTTGGATTTTTACCAAAACAAgtatgtaatatatataaatgtgaaATAGgtagaatatataaaaatgaaaatgataaaagcATTAAACCTATATCATTTTATGTACCACGAAAAAAtccaaatatatttcaggAAGATTTATATCCCCCTATAATTATGCATGATCCTAATTATAGTTCTAAAAGTTGGATAAATGGTAATAATTTAGAAATTAagagaatatatattaaagaattaacagatgataatataaaaataaaaaaaaaatttaagagTGTACCAAAATCTATGGATAGTATACTTATTGGAGATCCTTGTttagataaaaaaagttttattattagaCAGTTTACTAAAagatttacattttttaaaaaaaataataacattgaatttaataataatagttcTGAgtcatttaatattaatgattctgataaaaatgaaggaaataaaaaaacaaaaatttcTATTGAAGATAAAgataatgatgaaaataaaaatagtgtAATTAGTGATAAAGTGAAAGAGGAATATATTCAAACTGAAACATCtgaatttaataaaattgaatataatactaattcaaataaatgttTAGGCACTATAacatgtaaaaaattatttgcgAAAActaattaa
- a CDS encoding HSP20-like chaperone, putative gives MINIIYLIMLLHIFIFGSSIQQKEPPTVRWGQHSHKITLMVLIESISKQDVKFTENNIHISATNKHGEDVELSLDLLRPIIPEKCSYIHLSRGLKLNIQKKSQEPCWKRLTKEKNLNFLIKDKRFGDPNDCEDAKHIWLLDYMFYKRKTNPIKQNESDKKNDPVQNIIDNLKDSQSHFSIHEF, from the exons atgataaaCATCATATACCTGATAATgttattacatattttcatatttggATCTTCAATACAACA AAAAGAACCCCCAACTGTTCGATGGGGGCAGCATTCCCACAAAATCACTTTGATGGTTTTGATTGAATCAATTTCAAAACAAGATGTTAAATTTACAGAAaa TAATATTCACATATCTGCTACAAATAAACATGGAGAAGACGTAGAATTAAGCTTAGATTTATTAAGGCCAATAATACCTGAg AAATGTTCTTATATTCATCTCTCGAGAGGATTAAAACTGAACATTCAGAAGAAGAGCCAA GAGCCATGTTGGAAACGTTTgacaaaagaaaaaaatctcaattttttaatcaaAGACAAAAGATTTGGAGATCCCAATGA CTGCGAAGATGCAAAACATATATGGCTTTTGGATTACAT GTTTTACAAAAGGAAAACAAATCCTATCaaacaaaatgaatcagataaaaaaaatgatccAGTTCaa AATATAATTGACAATTTGAAAGATTCACAATCACATTTTTCTATACATGAGTTTTAA
- a CDS encoding thymidylate kinase, putative — protein sequence MDNLNENINTNFKKGNFIVFEGVDRSGKSTQSKLLVEHLKNNNIQVQYLCFPNRETTIGKIIANYLKMESTFSNETIHLLFSANRWEMMDQIKNLLINGIWVICDRYAYSGVAYSSGALKLPKEWCMNPDKGLIKPDAVCYLNVPPTYAKNRSEYGKEIYEKFEIQKRIYEAYEHFSNEDYWINIDATKSIQEIHNTIVEEISKMCSSKKKQLEYLWS from the exons atggacaatttaaatgaaaatattaataccAATTTTAAGAAAGGAaattttattgtatttGAAGGAGTTGACAG aTCGGGAAAATCAACACAATCAAAACTGCTGGTTGAACATCTCAAAAATAACAACATTCAAGTTCAGTATTTGTGTTTTCCAA aCAGAGAAACCACTattggaaaaataattgctaattatttaaaaatggaaaGTACCTTTTCAAATGAAAcaattcatttattattttctgcAAACAGATGGGAAATGat gGATCAAATCAAAAATTTGCTTATAAACGGTATATGGGTTATATGTGATAGATATGCATATTCTGGAGTAGCATATTCGTCAGGGGCATTg AAATTACCAAAAGAGTGGTGCATGAATCCAGATAAAGGTCTCATAAAACCTGATGCGGTTTGCTATTTAAATGTTCCCCCTACTTATGCAAAAAATAGATCGGAATACg GTAAAGAAATTTATGAAAAGTTCGAAATTCAAAAACGAATTTATGAAGCATATGAGCATTTTTCTAATGAGGATTATTGGATAAACATAGATGCAACAAAAAGCATTCAA GAAATACATAACACCATAGTTGAAGAAATTTCAAAAATGTGTTcttccaaaaaaaaacaactTGAATATTTATGGTCTTAA
- a CDS encoding translation initiation factor eIF-2B subunit beta, putative — protein MISQDTDIKNNSYYQNDDKQKNKMKEAHANNNILDKNENKLYAPNNNIHNLSKNNDNIINNITNEKKNMNNNLENNKSTNEIQLNNNYNKCYKDEYIEQNKKMHTNKYDSKDISLHNQNICNTNFKENEIIKFEKKQKKSEKLKKNRQKEIISAYWLKGIADILNEGFKNGYIKGSNIIGKKIADVLKKVVEIYHWESVYELIEIIKYLGKEIIKNNKMIFIIPNIIRRVLTIIRTEHFKQLYLYNNNYIDIMNKNNNMIIDELTNKTVNNNFLYERELLNFEKSLSSYFENSSKRNTYKISATNTLKHSIIEGITELIAEIDLSWGETEQRTSYDLFMENDVILTMGYSFGVEKFLKNINKKKEGISIIVVGGDINRNGFKMAKLLSEDGVDTTYIPDSAIYAVIPKVTKVVIGSVAVSSSGGAITKIGGYNIACSAFFYSKPVIVVLPLFKLLYDPLYDPLRQNELQPGPPMIYDNTENLYIRISKYDYIPQKYINLYITEIGPIDSFQLYNIAKKKYHPDDIDLSFD, from the coding sequence atgATAAGTCAAGATactgatataaaaaataattcatattatcaaaatgatgataaacaaaaaaataaaatgaaagaGGCACATgccaataataatatactcgataaaaatgaaaataaattatatgcccctaacaataatattcataatttgtcaaaaaataatgacaatataataaataacataacaaatgaaaaaaaaaatatgaataataatttagaaaaCAATAAATCAACAAATGAAATACAGTTAAACaacaattataataaatgttataaaGATGAATACattgaacaaaataaaaaaatgcacacaaataaatatgactCAAAAGATATTTCCTTGCATAATCAGAATATATGTAAcacaaattttaaagaaaatgaaattataaaatttgaaaaaaaacaaaaaaaaagtgaaaaattaaaaaaaaatcgacaaaaagaaataatcTCTGCATATTGGCTAAAAGGTATTGctgatatattaaatgaaggatttaaaaatggatatattAAAGGTAGTAATATaataggaaaaaaaattgcagatgttttaaaaaaagttgtagaaatatatcattGGGAAAGTGTATATGAATTaattgaaataataaaatatttaggaaaagaaattattaaaaataataaaatgatatttataataccaaatattataagaaGGGTACTAACTATAATAAGAACTGAACATTTTAAACaactttatttatataacaataattatatagatattatgaataaaaataataatatgattattgatgaattaacaaataaaacagttaataataattttttatatgaacgagaacttttaaattttgaaaaatcaCTTTCAtcttattttgaaaattcatcaaaaagaaatacatataaaatatctGCAACAAATACATTAAAACATTCAATAATTGAAGGAATAACTGAATTAATTGCTGAAATTGATTTATCTTGGGGGGAAACTGAACAAAGAACATCTTATGACTTGTTCATGGAAAATGATGTCATTTTAACTATGGGGTATTCATTTGGGGTTGAAAAatttctaaaaaatattaacaaaaaaaaagaaggaATATCTATTATAGTAGTTGGTGGGGATATAAATAGAAATGGATTTAAAATGGCAAAATTATTAAGTGAAGATGGAGTAGATACAACATATATACCTGATTCAGCTATTTATGCGGTTATACCAAAAGTAACAAAAGTTGTTATTGGGTCAGTAGCTGTTTCATCTTCTGGTGGTGCGATTACTAAAATTGGTGGATATAACATTGCTTGTTcagcatttttttattcaaaacCTGTAATTGTTGTATTGccattatttaaattactTTATGATCCATTATATGATCCTTTAAGACAAAATGAATTACAACCTGGTCCACCCATGATTTATGATAATActgaaaatttatatattcgaatatcaaaatatgattatattcctcaaaaatatattaatctATACATAACAGAAATTGGCCCTATAGACTCttttcaattatataatattgcaaaaaaaaagtatcaTCCCGATGATATAGATTTAAGTTTtgattaa